TTCCCCGGCTGTCCCGGGGCGGCTCAGCGCGAATTCGGGCAGCGAAAAGCCTCGGTACATGCCGGCGGCGACCTGCCTTCCGCACTGACGCATTGGCCGATTCAGCTTCACCTGATCATGCCCGACGCGCCTGCCTTCCGAAACACCGACATCCTCATCGCGGCGTCGTGCACGGCCTTTGCGTGCGGCAAGTTCCATCCGGAGCTTCTGGACGGCCGTTCTCTCATCATCGCGTGCCCCAAACTCGACAACCTGACGGGCTATGTCGATAAGCTCACGTCACTTTTCGTTGATGCTCAGCCCCGGAGCGTGACCGTAGCCCGCATGGTCGTCCCGTGTTGCCAGGGACTCACCCTCCTGGTGAAACAGGCCCGCGAGATGGCCATGAGCGATGTGCCCGTCGAGGAAATCGTCATTGGCCTTGAGGGGGAAGTCAGAGACTGACGGTGTCACTCATGCCCACCGCTCGGCGGCATCGATGGCGAGGCGGGTCCAATCGTGGAGGCGGCGAGGATGACCCGCGAGGGTCTGGAGTTCGCGCAGAATGAGCTGGTAGCGACATCCCTGCAGGCGCCTTGCGCCGTCTTCGAGGTCGCGGCCGATGGCGTCCAGGTCGTCGGGAAACACCACGCGGCTTGCTTTCTGCCGCCACATGATCACGTAATCCGTGCCGATGCGCTCGATCACTCTGCCAAGATCGGTCCATGCGCTGCAGACAAAAATACGCAGATTGAGCAAACTCAGTACGCCCTCGATCTTGTGCGTCAGGTTCTCACAGCAGCCGTAGGCCGACAAGCCGAACTGCTCGATGATGGGCCGCTGATACTCCATGCAGAACTCGCGCCACATATCCGGTCCAACCGCGTCAAACTCCTGGCTGTTGGCCATCACCCAGCAGTTGCGATAGGTTACCGGACCGTCCTGGGGGCCTACGGGGTCGCTGCAGACCATCGGGCCGGTGTTGTTGGGCGAGAGCGTGCCCGATTCCGCGACGGCCTTCATCCCCGCCAGCGAGGCGTCGCGCAGATAGGCCATAAGGCGGTGCATCAACTCCGGCGCGGCCATCATCGAGACCATCATCTCCTGAAGTCCGATCAGGTCCGCGGCGTACGTTACGAGAGTCGCGTTGAGAGGAGGTGCGGCCGTCACGCGCACCGGCATGATATCGGCGAACAGGTCTCCCGCACGATTGAGTTCACGGTCCGTCGCGCCGGCGTCGAACGTGAACGAGGGCATGCGGAGCCTGTCGAAATCCGCCTCGGCCTTCAGCGGCGGGACGTAGGCCCATGCGCCGCCCTCGGCCCCGGAATCCCGGTGCTGAACGTCTACGCCCCACAGGTTTGGCGGCTCGCACCGGAACGCCGCGCTCACCTCGAAATACGGCTCGAGGGGGGAATCATCACCGATCTCATTCTTGATGAGCGTCTGCCGGAAACCTCGTTCCCAGCCGCGCATCCACGGGTCCGGGCATTTCAGTGTGTTCTCCGGCAGGAGTTCATCCCACGCGCCGACGGGACGGCACCACACGGGCGCGCGGTCGGGTTTGCGCAGGGCATTGACGTCGCACCACCGCTGACGGATCCGTTGATTCGCCCCGCTCAGGGCGATTTGGGCCACTTCCATGGCGAGCGCCCGCACAAGCGCCGCATCCTTACTCGCAGCCATTGCCATGAAATCCCTCTGACCGCGGTTACCCCTTAACCACTCCTACCGGGCGGATGCGCGCGACGCGCCGCGAGATTCCCGCCGTATCCAGTACCGCCGTGACGGCGTCTATGTCTTTGTATGCGCTGGGACTTTCTTCGGTCACGGTTTTCTTGCTGCGTGCCATAACGAAGATGCCCTGCTGCTCGAGTTCGCGCAGCAGCGCCGCCGCGTCTTCGCCTTTTCGGGCGGAGGTGCGGCTTTTCACCCGGCCCGCGCCGTGGCACGCGCTTCCGAAGGTCTCGGTCATCGCCTCGTCCGTGCCCGCACACACCCATGACCCCGTGCCCATGTCGCCCGGTACAAGGACCGGCTGTCCCACGCGGCGGTACGCTTCCGGCACTTCTTCGCGGTTTCCCGGAAACGCGCGGGTCGCGCCCTTGCGATGCACACACAGGCGCCGGCGCTGCCCTTCGACCTCGTGAATCTCGAACTTGGCGATGTTGTGGCAAACGTCATAGACCAGCCGGATGTCGAGGGCCTCGGCCGATGCGCCGAGCGTGCCTTCCAGCGACATCCGCGCCAGGTGCATCATCACCTGCCGGTTGGCCCAGGCGTAGTTGGCCGCGGCAGCCATGGCCGCCAGGTAATCGCGCCCTGCCTGGCTCTTAACGGGCGCACAGCACAGTTGGCGGTCCGGCAGGTCGATTCCGTAACGCGCAGCGGCCCGCACCATGGTCTGGAGTGAATCGTCGCACACCTGGTAACCCAAGCCCCGGCTTCCGCTGTGGATCATGAGCGTGACCTGCCCCTCGCGCAGACCATAGGCCCTGGCGATTTCAGCATTCTCGATGCGGTCAACCACCCCGACTTCGAGGAAATGGTTTCCCGAGCCGAGAGTGCCGAGCTGTTCTTCGCCCCGGCTCTTCGCGCGTTCCGATACCACATCGGGGTCAGCGCCGTTCAGGCGGCCATGCTCCTCCGTGTGAGCGAGGTCTTCCTGGTTGCCGTAGCCTTGCTCCACAACCCATGACGCGCCATCGGACAACACGCGCTTCATGTCCTTGGTGCTCAGCTTCGGAATAGCCCCGCTCGAGCCTACCCCGCATGGGATATCGCGGTACAGTCCGGTCACGATGTCGCGTATCCTGTCCCGCACGCCCTGGTAATCCAGGGCCGTCGTCATCAGGCGCACCCCGCAGTTGATGTCATAGCCCACGCCGCCGGGCG
The sequence above is drawn from the Candidatus Hydrogenedentota bacterium genome and encodes:
- a CDS encoding 4Fe-4S dicluster domain-containing protein, encoding MPVRNIIRINEDLCDGCGKCITGCAEGALALVDGKARLVKESFCDGLGACIGECPKGALTIERREADEFDESAVAEAMHIAPSVRPVPRHFPGCPGAAQREFGQRKASVHAGGDLPSALTHWPIQLHLIMPDAPAFRNTDILIAASCTAFACGKFHPELLDGRSLIIACPKLDNLTGYVDKLTSLFVDAQPRSVTVARMVVPCCQGLTLLVKQAREMAMSDVPVEEIVIGLEGEVRD
- a CDS encoding RtcB family protein; this translates as MARTELKRINDYTWEIPKRGKMRVPGRIYADAQLIKKIEADNAVDQVANVACLPGIVGYSLAMPDAHWGYGFPIGGVAATDPDNDGVISPGGVGYDINCGVRLMTTALDYQGVRDRIRDIVTGLYRDIPCGVGSSGAIPKLSTKDMKRVLSDGASWVVEQGYGNQEDLAHTEEHGRLNGADPDVVSERAKSRGEEQLGTLGSGNHFLEVGVVDRIENAEIARAYGLREGQVTLMIHSGSRGLGYQVCDDSLQTMVRAAARYGIDLPDRQLCCAPVKSQAGRDYLAAMAAAANYAWANRQVMMHLARMSLEGTLGASAEALDIRLVYDVCHNIAKFEIHEVEGQRRRLCVHRKGATRAFPGNREEVPEAYRRVGQPVLVPGDMGTGSWVCAGTDEAMTETFGSACHGAGRVKSRTSARKGEDAAALLRELEQQGIFVMARSKKTVTEESPSAYKDIDAVTAVLDTAGISRRVARIRPVGVVKG